The genome window TCTTTACCAGGAACTGCTGACCGCATAGACATCCGGGGAGGAGACGATCGCCTCCCGCTCCTTGGAATATGAAAAAGATACTGATCATCAGACCGAGTGCCATCGGCGACGTGGTCATGGCATCGCCCATGATCAAGGTGCTGCGCTGTGCCTACCCCGGGGCAAGGATCGCCTGGCTGGCCGAGCCCCAGGTCAAGGATTTGCTTGCTTCCAATCCGGACCTGGACCAGGTTTTCCTCTGGCCTAAAGGGCATTGGCGCCAGCTTCTCCGCCGGGGCCGCCTGCTGGCACTGGCCAGGGAGGTGTCGGTCCTTGCGCGGCAGTTGCGCCGCGAGGAGTTTGACCTCGCCATCGACGCGATGGGGCTCCTTAAGAGCCGGGTTCTGGCCTGGCTGTCCGGGGCGCGGCAGCGGGTCGGGTTCGATTCCCGCGAGCCGGGCCGGTCTCTCATGACCCGGATCGTCGCCCGGGGCTCCGGCGACAAGAGGATGAGCTCAGAGTATATTCGCATGATGGAGGACCTCGGCCTCAGTCCCGGAGGGTTCGAACCGCACATCGCGGTCTCCCCCGAGGACGAGGAGAGCGCCCTGGAGAAGCTCCGCGGGG of Desulfuromonas sp. contains these proteins:
- the waaF gene encoding lipopolysaccharide heptosyltransferase II, whose protein sequence is MKKILIIRPSAIGDVVMASPMIKVLRCAYPGARIAWLAEPQVKDLLASNPDLDQVFLWPKGHWRQLLRRGRLLALAREVSVLARQLRREEFDLAIDAMGLLKSRVLAWLSGARQRVGFDSREPGRSLMTRIVARGSGDKRMSSEYIRMMEDLGLSPGGFEPHIAVSPEDEESALEKLRGAGVEFPFAAFAPFTTRPQKHWLDERWAGVARGVRDKFGMQAVMLGGPGDVERGARIAACEEGTLVDLVGSMTLGQTAAVLKNCSLLIGVDTGLTHMGAAFDRPTVALFGSTCPYLRTPRDKFRVLYSPMDCSPCRRRPTCEDGFLCMEALGQEDVLRAAQEVVA